A stretch of Rhododendron vialii isolate Sample 1 chromosome 4a, ASM3025357v1 DNA encodes these proteins:
- the LOC131323839 gene encoding uncharacterized protein LOC131323839, whose product MPSTNTQYLELGQIDILKASVPLNGEFVVTQGMEIQNRKGWSLPSPVHVEASSSHGAAASLPPSSHAAAAACSLSTTTVKEEMVRSLSVISCIPPLSFSKMSFDLIIVRLPFRSRPPDLLFTLFLVKDASPRQVSGLVPTFGYNIVGLSQVSLNEGSNITYLFVTLRFLQKNNAGVADTSPVKPLVGMLHSDSGNWGFLERVKRFQEVKEKNQTSLDACAWFHTIAIRRHFLRFGMVGGQEEIEGLL is encoded by the exons ATGCCCAGTACCAATACCCAATATCTAGAACTTGGccaaattgacattttgaaggcttcagtaccg TTAAATGGAGAGTTTGTTGTGACGCAAGGGATGGAAATACAAaatcgcaaggggtggagtttacc CTCTCCAGTACACGTTGAAGCTTCATCCTCCCACGGTGCCGCCGCCTCTTTGCCCCCATCCTCACACGCCGCTGCCGCCGCCTGttctctctccaccaccaccgtgAAGGAAGAAATGGTGCGCTCCCTCTCTGTGATTTCTTGTATTCCTCCATTATCCTTCTCCAAAATGTCTTTTGATTTAATCATCGTCCGTCTTCCTTTTCGTTCGCGCCCGCCTGATCTTCTTTTCACCCTGTTTTTGGTGAAGGACGCGTCTCCGAGGCAGGTCTCGGGTTTGGTACCAACTTTCGGTTACAATATAGTTGGCCTCTCCCAGGTATCTCTCAACGAGGGTTCGAATATCACCTATTTATTTGTTACACTGCGTTTTTTGCAGAAGAATAATGCAGGTGTCGCCGACACTTCTCCCGTCAAGCCCCTCGTCGGTATGCTCCACTCCGACTCGG GAAATTGGGGCTTTCTAGAAAGAGTGAAACGATTTCAAGAAGTGAAGGAGAAGAACCAGACCTCGTTGGATGCTTGTGCTTGGTTTCACACAATTGCAATTCGACGCCATTTTTTAAG